A stretch of the Dehalococcoidia bacterium genome encodes the following:
- the ligA gene encoding NAD-dependent DNA ligase LigA, translating into MPADPAAVERVKQLREQINHYNYRYYVLDSPVVSDAEYDALMRELKELEARYSDLVTSDSPTQRVGAPPLAEFGVVTHRVPLLSLANAFSDEDLDAWHQRASKLLDGRAFDIVCELKIDGLAIALVYEDGMLKQGATRGDGLQGEDVTPNLRTIKSIPLAVPVDGAPRRFEVRGEVYMPRTSFRRLNEERARQGQPLFANPRNSAAGSVRQLDSRITAERRLDIFVYALGWAEGGSPMPDNHWETMRRLKQMGFKLNPNSRQCRSLDEAKAYCCEWGEKRAGLDYDTDGVVVKANPFSVQGQLGAVGREPRWATAYKFPAEQAVTLLKDIGVNVGRTGSLNPYAILEPVRVSGVTVKQATLHNEDDIRRKDIRVGDWVVVERAGEVIPQVVGPVLDRRTGQEREFRMPETCPECGARVVKSEGEAMTRCPNTACPAQLYESLRHFAGVMEIEGAGDVLCAQLLEKGLVKDAADLYALTQEQLLTLERMGDKLATKVLAQIEGSKTRPLARLIFALGIRHVGERIAELLAQHFGGIEALAAASVDDIMKVPDIGPAIAESVVAYFREPRNLRVVKKLREAGVRMREEASGVTGPRPLAGKTFVVTGTLDAFSRDSAEAAIKGLGGTAGSSVSRKTDYVVVGRDAGSKLEKAKVLGVKVLNEAEFLELLRQAEARTGKGR; encoded by the coding sequence ATGCCTGCCGACCCGGCCGCCGTCGAGCGCGTCAAGCAACTCCGCGAGCAGATTAACCACTACAACTACCGCTACTACGTCCTGGACAGTCCGGTCGTCAGCGACGCCGAGTACGACGCGCTGATGCGCGAGCTGAAGGAGCTGGAGGCCCGTTACTCGGATCTGGTCACTTCGGACTCGCCGACCCAGCGCGTGGGTGCGCCTCCTCTCGCCGAGTTCGGCGTCGTGACGCACCGCGTGCCGCTGCTGAGCCTCGCGAACGCCTTCAGCGATGAAGACCTTGACGCCTGGCACCAGCGCGCGTCCAAGCTCCTGGATGGCCGCGCCTTCGACATCGTCTGCGAGCTGAAGATTGATGGCCTGGCTATTGCCCTGGTGTACGAGGACGGCATGCTCAAGCAGGGCGCCACCCGTGGCGACGGCCTGCAGGGCGAGGACGTGACGCCCAACCTGCGGACCATCAAGAGCATCCCGCTCGCGGTCCCCGTGGACGGGGCACCGCGCCGCTTCGAGGTGCGCGGCGAGGTGTACATGCCGCGCACCAGCTTCCGCCGGCTGAACGAGGAGCGCGCCCGGCAGGGCCAGCCCCTCTTCGCCAACCCGCGCAACTCCGCCGCGGGCTCCGTGCGCCAGTTGGACTCTCGCATCACGGCCGAGCGCCGCCTGGACATTTTCGTGTACGCCCTCGGCTGGGCGGAAGGCGGCAGCCCCATGCCGGACAACCACTGGGAGACGATGCGGCGCCTCAAGCAGATGGGGTTCAAGCTCAACCCCAACAGTCGGCAGTGCCGCAGCCTGGACGAGGCGAAGGCCTACTGCTGCGAGTGGGGCGAAAAGAGGGCCGGGCTGGACTATGACACGGACGGCGTTGTGGTCAAGGCGAATCCCTTCAGCGTGCAGGGGCAGCTCGGCGCCGTGGGGCGCGAGCCGCGCTGGGCCACCGCCTACAAGTTCCCCGCGGAGCAGGCCGTGACGCTGCTCAAGGACATCGGCGTCAACGTGGGCCGGACCGGCTCGCTGAACCCCTACGCCATCCTGGAGCCGGTGCGGGTGAGCGGCGTGACCGTGAAGCAGGCGACCCTGCACAACGAGGACGACATCCGTCGCAAGGACATTCGCGTCGGCGACTGGGTCGTTGTGGAGCGCGCGGGAGAGGTGATTCCCCAGGTGGTGGGGCCGGTCCTGGACCGCCGCACGGGGCAGGAGCGCGAGTTCCGGATGCCGGAGACGTGCCCGGAGTGCGGCGCGCGGGTCGTGAAGTCGGAAGGCGAGGCGATGACCCGCTGTCCCAACACCGCCTGTCCCGCGCAGCTTTACGAGAGCCTGCGGCACTTCGCGGGTGTCATGGAGATAGAGGGAGCGGGCGACGTCCTCTGTGCCCAGCTCCTGGAGAAGGGGCTGGTCAAGGACGCGGCGGACCTGTACGCACTGACTCAGGAGCAGCTTCTGACTCTGGAGCGCATGGGCGACAAGCTGGCGACCAAGGTACTGGCCCAGATAGAGGGCAGCAAGACGCGCCCCCTGGCGCGGCTCATCTTCGCGCTGGGCATCCGCCACGTGGGCGAGCGCATCGCCGAGTTGCTGGCGCAACACTTCGGCGGCATCGAGGCGCTGGCCGCGGCCTCGGTGGATGACATAATGAAAGTGCCGGACATTGGGCCCGCCATCGCGGAGAGCGTGGTGGCGTATTTCCGCGAGCCGCGCAATCTGCGGGTTGTCAAGAAGTTGCGGGAGGCAGGCGTGCGCATGCGGGAGGAGGCTTCCGGGGTGACGGGGCCGCGACCCCTGGCGGGCAAGACGTTTGTCGTGACAGGCACGCTGGACGCCTTCAGCCGCGACAGCGCGGAGGCCGCGATAAAGGGACTGGGCGGCACAGCGGGCTCCAGTGTGTCGCGCAAGACCGACTACGTGGTGGTGGGCAGGGATGCGGGGTCCAAGTTGGAGAAGGCAAAGGTGCTCGGCGTCAAGGTGCTGAACGAGGCCGAGTTCCTGGAGTTGTTGCGTCAGGCGGAAGCGCGGACGGGGAAGGGGCGGTAA
- a CDS encoding PGF-pre-PGF domain-containing protein: protein MAHARARFPSLVAGGRSYPIDFEVLSARLDIINKRYEIHVAWAPQGAHVAERGVLVYRADLQGNLLPDTPEMRSPPRWQAGGAPSVAVPVRTVILVAALVVVAALVGAQAMGLFQKPGLPSPSVRPPPPAPPPAARTSPTATPTQQFIEKRFQAQSGQEARVSFSPAESGLTGLQQVSLLTRAAILDGALFYDSLRPRVDTAPPLQDTVYAYFQIEAKGIPADAVERATITFAVRQDWLNDGDIRKESVTLWQSSNGPWRALPTRVVGEDTQTVLFSATTSGTFSLFAIAGQSAEGTPTPPAGTPTFATPTSTPTPRPSPTPRPSPTPAPTPTPTVTPTPTVTPPPTRTPTPTPTFTPSPTPTPATFTLKVTATGRGTVSPDSGQFRQGERVVVRASAEPNNLFLRWEGPLPEASATQNPLTITISDNTSLVAVFRPRPYPLTVTQNGAGTITPPQGLFDYGTQVTLKAIPADGWSFYRWEGDVKGSSAMVTMTIDGPKLARAVFSPPAVALTIVVSGEGTVTPKSGTFPRDTVAGLQATPAGGWTFQRWDGDLQSTDASVSLALDYHKRITAVFVPERVILQTRSIGEGKVLPSGGTYNYNQDVGLTAQPAPGWRFDHWSGGATGSTLTTSITIVGDVTVVAQFVQQVSDPGEQMLFSAQTSSGYQIFRTKTSGADKTQITNNQFNNRWPVWSPDKSKVSYASGRNGNWDIYVAFADGSSEWRITDTPVEERHSTWAPDNRRIAFASQQDGDWDIYTLDTYLITEATNPVVLRNIKKTRLTATASTDWEPAWSPRGSQIAFSTDRDGGKFHIWVMSSDGASQTSLTSGFNYDDMQPSWSPDGTKLTFASNRDGTWQIYTMNGDGTNQRRVSNTRFNDRHPSWSDDGTRIVFQTDREGTDMVYVMNVDGTSTARVPPSGMFNLEPSWSGR from the coding sequence TTGGCCCACGCCCGGGCCCGTTTCCCGTCGCTGGTGGCTGGCGGGCGAAGCTATCCCATCGACTTTGAAGTCCTTTCAGCCCGCCTGGACATCATTAACAAGCGCTACGAAATCCACGTGGCGTGGGCGCCCCAGGGCGCCCACGTTGCGGAGCGCGGCGTCCTTGTCTACCGGGCTGACCTCCAGGGCAACCTGCTGCCGGACACGCCGGAGATGCGCTCCCCGCCCCGCTGGCAGGCCGGCGGGGCCCCCAGCGTGGCCGTTCCCGTTCGCACCGTCATCCTGGTAGCAGCGCTGGTCGTCGTCGCCGCCCTGGTCGGCGCGCAGGCGATGGGGCTGTTCCAGAAGCCAGGGCTGCCTTCGCCTTCCGTCAGGCCACCGCCCCCAGCGCCACCGCCCGCGGCCCGCACTTCCCCCACAGCGACCCCCACTCAGCAGTTCATCGAAAAGCGGTTCCAGGCGCAAAGCGGCCAGGAGGCGCGCGTCAGCTTTTCCCCCGCCGAGTCCGGACTGACCGGCCTCCAGCAGGTCAGTCTTCTCACCCGCGCCGCCATTCTGGATGGCGCCCTTTTCTATGATTCCTTGCGCCCGCGCGTGGATACGGCGCCGCCGCTCCAGGACACCGTGTACGCGTATTTCCAAATAGAAGCGAAGGGCATCCCCGCCGACGCGGTGGAGAGGGCCACCATCACGTTCGCCGTGCGCCAGGACTGGCTCAACGACGGGGACATCCGAAAAGAAAGTGTGACCCTGTGGCAGAGCAGTAATGGACCGTGGCGGGCGTTGCCTACCCGCGTCGTGGGGGAAGACACGCAGACGGTCCTCTTCAGCGCCACAACGTCGGGGACGTTCTCCCTGTTCGCGATTGCGGGGCAGAGCGCTGAGGGGACACCCACGCCGCCCGCGGGAACCCCCACGTTCGCCACCCCCACGAGCACGCCGACGCCCAGGCCATCGCCCACGCCCCGGCCGTCGCCAACCCCCGCGCCGACGCCCACGCCGACAGTGACGCCCACACCGACGGTGACGCCGCCGCCCACGCGCACGCCCACGCCGACTCCCACTTTCACGCCGAGTCCCACGCCCACGCCAGCGACCTTCACGCTCAAGGTCACCGCCACCGGACGGGGCACGGTCTCGCCCGACAGCGGCCAGTTCCGGCAGGGCGAGCGGGTGGTCGTGCGTGCATCGGCGGAACCGAACAATCTCTTTCTGCGGTGGGAAGGCCCCCTCCCCGAAGCAAGCGCCACGCAAAACCCGCTGACCATCACCATCAGCGACAACACCAGCCTTGTCGCCGTCTTCAGGCCGCGGCCATATCCACTCACTGTGACCCAGAACGGCGCTGGGACCATCACACCGCCCCAGGGCCTGTTTGACTACGGGACGCAGGTCACGCTCAAGGCCATACCCGCGGACGGATGGAGCTTCTACAGGTGGGAAGGGGATGTGAAGGGATCAAGCGCCATGGTGACGATGACCATAGACGGCCCCAAGCTTGCGAGAGCCGTCTTCAGCCCGCCCGCGGTCGCCCTGACCATCGTCGTATCGGGAGAGGGCACAGTGACACCCAAGTCAGGCACCTTTCCCCGCGACACCGTGGCCGGCCTGCAGGCCACGCCCGCCGGCGGCTGGACATTCCAGCGATGGGACGGCGACCTCCAGAGCACGGACGCCAGTGTCAGCCTCGCCCTGGACTATCACAAGCGCATCACCGCCGTGTTCGTCCCTGAGCGCGTCATCCTTCAGACGCGCAGTATCGGGGAAGGCAAGGTGCTCCCCTCGGGCGGGACGTACAACTACAACCAGGATGTGGGCCTGACGGCGCAGCCCGCGCCGGGATGGCGCTTCGACCATTGGAGCGGCGGCGCGACCGGCTCCACGCTCACTACGAGCATCACCATTGTCGGCGACGTGACCGTCGTCGCTCAATTCGTTCAGCAGGTCAGCGACCCGGGCGAACAGATGCTGTTCTCCGCCCAGACGTCCAGCGGCTATCAGATTTTCAGGACGAAGACGAGCGGCGCGGACAAGACGCAGATCACGAACAACCAGTTCAACAACCGTTGGCCGGTCTGGTCGCCCGACAAGTCAAAGGTCTCCTACGCCTCGGGGCGCAACGGCAACTGGGACATCTACGTTGCCTTCGCCGACGGCTCGTCGGAGTGGCGCATCACGGATACGCCTGTGGAGGAGCGGCACTCCACCTGGGCGCCGGACAACCGGCGGATCGCCTTCGCCTCCCAGCAGGACGGCGACTGGGATATCTACACCCTGGATACGTACCTCATCACGGAAGCCACGAACCCCGTGGTGCTCCGCAACATCAAGAAGACCCGATTGACGGCAACAGCGTCCACGGACTGGGAGCCCGCCTGGTCTCCCCGAGGCAGTCAGATCGCCTTCTCCACAGACCGCGATGGCGGGAAATTTCATATCTGGGTGATGAGTTCGGACGGCGCCAGCCAGACGAGCCTGACCTCGGGGTTCAACTACGACGACATGCAGCCCTCCTGGTCACCTGACGGAACCAAGCTGACGTTTGCCAGTAACAGGGACGGCACATGGCAGATTTATACGATGAACGGGGATGGGACGAACCAGCGCCGCGTGAGCAACACCAGATTCAACGACAGACACCCTTCATGGTCCGACGACGGTACGCGCATCGTTTTTCAGACGGACAGGGAGGGCACTGACATGGTCTACGTCATGAACGTCGACGGCACCAGCACGGCGCGCGTCCCGCCGTCCGGCATGTTCAACCTGGAGCCATCCTGGAGCGGCCGCTAG
- a CDS encoding LLM class flavin-dependent oxidoreductase, which produces MTQANESRQPVKVGLMMSNLPSGLSPLDMAQVVEDLGFDSCWTGEHFTNWSPVSSAVVSMAMMAARTQRITLGSAIILLPLRHPVPLAKDLGTLDILSGGRLIVGVGVGGENPREFEACGIPVRERGPRASEAIQVMKKLWGEKSVDFPGRFFPLRGATMEPKPVQSGGPPVWVGGRRESAMRRAARYADGWLPYLYSPEQYRESVTKIATYACEAGRDPEAISKGLFIFTCVADSRAEARATVEARLGRVYRQDFSTIVERCCLAGTPEECVARLREYVDAGARHIILTPCCPAEDVPAQVQAFATRLAPGVRRLGGKDG; this is translated from the coding sequence ATGACGCAGGCGAACGAGTCCAGGCAGCCCGTGAAGGTCGGCCTGATGATGAGCAACCTGCCATCCGGCCTGAGCCCGCTGGACATGGCGCAGGTGGTGGAGGACCTGGGCTTCGATTCCTGCTGGACGGGTGAGCATTTCACCAATTGGAGTCCCGTCTCCAGCGCTGTTGTGAGCATGGCGATGATGGCGGCCAGGACGCAGCGCATTACGCTGGGATCCGCCATCATCCTGCTCCCGTTGCGCCACCCGGTGCCGCTGGCCAAGGACTTGGGCACTCTGGACATTCTCTCCGGCGGCAGGCTGATTGTGGGCGTGGGCGTCGGCGGCGAGAACCCCCGCGAGTTCGAGGCGTGCGGCATACCCGTGCGGGAGCGCGGCCCGCGCGCCAGCGAGGCCATTCAGGTCATGAAGAAGCTCTGGGGCGAGAAGTCCGTTGACTTCCCCGGTCGTTTCTTCCCCCTGCGCGGCGCGACGATGGAGCCGAAGCCCGTCCAGTCCGGCGGCCCGCCGGTCTGGGTTGGCGGGCGGCGCGAGAGCGCCATGCGGCGGGCGGCGCGCTACGCGGACGGCTGGCTGCCCTACTTATACAGCCCGGAACAATACAGAGAGAGTGTGACGAAGATCGCTACGTACGCGTGCGAGGCGGGACGCGACCCTGAAGCCATCAGCAAGGGCCTGTTCATCTTCACCTGCGTCGCCGATTCCCGGGCGGAGGCCCGCGCGACGGTGGAGGCCCGTCTGGGACGCGTGTACCGTCAGGACTTCAGCACGATCGTGGAGCGATGCTGTCTGGCGGGCACGCCGGAGGAGTGCGTTGCGCGGCTCCGGGAGTACGTGGACGCGGGCGCCCGTCATATCATCCTGACGCCCTGCTGTCCCGCGGAGGACGTTCCCGCGCAGGTCCAGGCCTTCGCCACGCGCCTGGCCCCTGGAGTCCGGCGGCTCGGCGGCAAGGACGGGTAG
- the pth gene encoding aminoacyl-tRNA hydrolase, whose product MDAGSGYRAVVGRASWCGRDESVKLIVGLGNPGTGYARSRHNVGFRCVDRFAQDRGLAFTRKKPDYQMAEGDVAGERVLLLKPRAFMNESGRAVGPVARFYHIPFTDLMVVYDDLDLPLGKLRIRSGGSSAGHRGVQSIIGVLGSDAFPRLRVGVGRPENSGRDAVGHVLGDFSAAEEKVIAEAVARASEALLSVIQDGLDKAMTRFNAGQGGAP is encoded by the coding sequence ATGGACGCTGGATCTGGCTACCGGGCCGTCGTCGGGCGCGCGTCGTGGTGCGGGAGGGATGAGTCGGTGAAGCTCATCGTGGGACTCGGCAATCCCGGGACAGGGTACGCGCGCAGCCGCCACAACGTGGGCTTCCGCTGCGTTGACCGCTTCGCCCAGGACCGCGGCCTCGCGTTCACCCGGAAGAAGCCCGACTACCAGATGGCCGAGGGAGACGTGGCGGGCGAAAGGGTCCTCCTGCTCAAGCCGCGCGCCTTCATGAATGAAAGCGGCCGGGCTGTCGGGCCAGTGGCGCGTTTCTACCACATCCCTTTTACTGATCTCATGGTCGTTTATGATGACCTGGACCTGCCGCTTGGCAAGCTGCGTATCCGTTCGGGAGGCAGCTCCGCGGGACACCGTGGCGTCCAGTCCATCATCGGCGTGCTGGGCAGCGATGCGTTCCCGCGCCTGCGCGTGGGCGTGGGACGGCCGGAAAACAGCGGACGGGACGCCGTGGGCCATGTGCTGGGGGACTTCAGCGCTGCGGAGGAAAAGGTGATCGCCGAGGCTGTGGCGCGGGCATCCGAGGCCCTGCTGTCGGTCATTCAGGATGGGCTGGACAAGGCAATGACACGTTTCAACGCGGGGCAGGGGGGTGCACCGTAG
- a CDS encoding nicotinamide-nucleotide amidohydrolase family protein — protein sequence MRLEQAVGQALSGVRLTLAVAESCTGGLVARRLTLAPGSSRYFRGGVVAYHNGVKAQLLHVPESVLLQEGAVSRTAALAMARGVRLLLGADIGLACTGIAGPDGGTPAKPVGLTYVALSSGDGLEACEEHRWTGTRSENQESSAEAALRLLSIYLRGRPPAAV from the coding sequence ATGAGGCTGGAACAAGCGGTGGGACAGGCGCTTTCCGGGGTGCGACTGACTCTGGCCGTAGCCGAGTCGTGCACCGGCGGGCTTGTCGCGCGGCGCCTTACGCTCGCGCCGGGCAGTTCCAGGTACTTTCGCGGCGGAGTGGTCGCGTATCACAACGGCGTGAAGGCGCAGCTTCTCCATGTGCCGGAATCCGTCCTGCTTCAGGAGGGGGCCGTCAGCCGCACCGCGGCCCTGGCGATGGCGCGGGGAGTCCGTCTGTTGCTGGGCGCCGACATAGGCCTGGCGTGCACGGGCATCGCCGGACCGGACGGCGGGACGCCCGCCAAGCCGGTGGGCCTGACCTACGTAGCCCTCTCCTCCGGCGACGGCCTGGAGGCGTGCGAGGAGCACCGCTGGACGGGGACGCGCAGCGAGAACCAGGAGAGTTCGGCGGAGGCCGCCCTGCGGTTGCTGAGCATATACCTGCGGGGCCGTCCGCCGGCTGCGGTCTAG
- a CDS encoding CoA transferase has translation MTEAGTLAGLKVVELGSFVAAPYATKLLADQGADVVKIEPNLGDLARRVGPFPGDIPHPEKSGFFLYLNHNKLGVTLDVSLPTGRDILKRLLKDADVLVEANPPKVMEELGLDYKALSQVNPRLIVTSITAWGQSGPYRDRKACDLTCSAAGNVAYGVGSPDREPLAMPFWQGDHQAGLNAAGATMAAVLARDRTGTGQRVDIAEAEVLACNFAGMYVPTYVFQGITGDRKGFRSGLGLFPQTILKCKDGWICLNAPQLEQWIRFVKLMGEPEWSKQPRYRNRRAMGEEYPDDVEALMAPWFAERTKKEIFDECRDAHTPFAPVRTVEDLLSDPQLAHRRYFAEVRHPEAGTWKYPSAPFKLSETPISIRRPAPRLGEHNEEVYCGRLGFSCMDLVDLRRAGVV, from the coding sequence ATGACGGAAGCAGGCACGCTCGCGGGCCTCAAGGTCGTGGAGCTGGGGTCGTTCGTTGCGGCGCCCTACGCCACCAAGCTGCTGGCCGACCAGGGCGCTGACGTGGTGAAAATCGAGCCGAACCTCGGCGACCTGGCGCGGCGCGTCGGCCCTTTCCCCGGCGATATCCCCCATCCAGAGAAGAGCGGCTTTTTCCTGTACCTGAACCACAACAAGCTGGGGGTGACGCTGGACGTCAGCCTACCCACGGGGCGCGACATCCTCAAGCGGCTGCTCAAGGACGCGGACGTCCTGGTGGAGGCCAACCCGCCCAAGGTCATGGAGGAGTTGGGCCTGGACTACAAAGCCCTGAGCCAGGTGAACCCGCGGCTCATCGTCACATCCATCACTGCCTGGGGCCAGAGCGGCCCCTACCGCGACCGCAAGGCGTGCGACTTGACATGTTCGGCGGCGGGGAATGTGGCCTATGGGGTTGGCTCACCGGACCGCGAGCCTTTGGCCATGCCATTCTGGCAGGGCGACCACCAGGCCGGCCTGAACGCCGCGGGCGCGACGATGGCCGCCGTCCTTGCGCGGGACAGGACGGGGACGGGCCAGCGCGTGGATATCGCGGAGGCGGAGGTGCTGGCCTGCAATTTCGCCGGAATGTACGTGCCCACCTATGTGTTCCAGGGCATCACGGGCGACCGCAAAGGGTTCCGCAGCGGCCTGGGCCTGTTCCCCCAGACCATCCTGAAGTGCAAGGACGGCTGGATATGCCTTAACGCGCCCCAACTGGAGCAGTGGATACGCTTCGTCAAGCTGATGGGTGAGCCGGAGTGGAGCAAGCAGCCGCGGTACCGCAACCGGCGCGCCATGGGCGAGGAGTACCCGGACGACGTGGAGGCCCTCATGGCGCCCTGGTTCGCGGAACGCACGAAGAAGGAGATATTCGACGAGTGCCGCGACGCTCACACGCCGTTCGCGCCCGTCCGCACGGTCGAGGACCTTCTGAGCGATCCTCAGCTTGCGCACCGGCGGTACTTCGCGGAGGTGCGCCACCCGGAGGCCGGGACCTGGAAGTACCCCAGCGCCCCATTCAAGCTCTCTGAAACGCCCATCAGCATCCGGCGGCCCGCCCCGCGCCTGGGCGAGCACAACGAAGAGGTCTATTGCGGACGCCTGGGCTTCTCGTGCATGGACCTTGTGGACCTCCGGAGGGCCGGAGTGGTCTAG
- a CDS encoding NUDIX domain-containing protein, which translates to MPQRTPVVTCFLLRRRPGREGAPQDEVLLLRRSDRVGTYRRRWAGVSGYVEAPPEEQAYREIQEETGLERDDVELLRRGEHLDIPDKALDKVWSVHPFLFLVRDPSKMRTGWEHVEARWVRPAQIAAYDTVPGLADALARVYPLPAGRT; encoded by the coding sequence ATGCCACAGCGCACTCCCGTCGTAACCTGCTTTCTCCTTCGGCGGCGTCCCGGCCGCGAAGGAGCACCCCAGGACGAGGTACTGCTCCTGCGTCGCAGCGACCGCGTGGGCACCTATCGCAGGCGGTGGGCCGGCGTCAGCGGATACGTTGAAGCTCCGCCTGAAGAACAGGCCTACCGTGAGATACAAGAGGAGACCGGACTGGAGCGCGACGACGTGGAGCTGCTGCGCCGCGGCGAGCATCTGGATATCCCGGACAAGGCTCTGGACAAAGTCTGGTCGGTGCACCCGTTCTTATTCCTCGTGCGTGACCCCTCCAAGATGCGGACGGGATGGGAACACGTGGAAGCGCGGTGGGTGCGACCCGCCCAGATTGCCGCGTACGATACAGTGCCCGGCCTGGCGGACGCCCTGGCGCGGGTCTATCCCCTTCCAGCGGGGCGGACATGA